The Amia ocellicauda isolate fAmiCal2 chromosome 16, fAmiCal2.hap1, whole genome shotgun sequence nucleotide sequence tgttatgtccagctgtagCTACTCAGtgaactagccagctgtgttattcagtgggtctgcgaccctgctcctgcaggatcagagGTTCACTGCCATGTAAATGCGCGGAAGGCGCTCAAGTTATTTGATTGCCCGTGCCATattttgtgcaagtagatatactGCCTCGCTCCTAGATACACTAGTAGAGCAgtcggccttgctattgtaagcggagggcgtaagagttgtcCTCTGCAGACCCGCTTTgcatatgctgattgcagacagtccccGGTAGAGCgagactacggtcctcgctcctggacagcccagtttggcccgaggggcctctgtggctgctatctggagttgtgttgaCGATGACTCTagcggtacacctcggggcaggcttccttatcagctcactgcctcatCCCTTGCGACAGCTTGATTATaaagtaacccctcccccttgggcagtgcttccgacttgaaagataacgataggttgcatatgcaaccccggttatatgaaaaaggaagcactgcccaagggttgcaaggtcgcgcgggagtctagctcccggcaaaagaggacgaacctgcgctgatgtcacgttttatagaacaggaagtggaatcGGCTTGCCAGCTGGTAGCGACTGATACCGGAGTGAAGCGGCCCGAGTCACTCCTGTCCGTCCGTAGTACACATCGAAGCTGGATTGACAAACGACCCCACATGCCTAATCAAAATGCTTTATTAATAACATAGAGTTTAACTCAAGATTGCACGATCATTATTCCGCCAAAATATAACATTGTCTTGGCGGTGTAGATTCAGGAGCAGCCTATCGCAGAATAGCATCGCAGGAACCACTGGTGCACAGCTGGTAGGGACTTAGCCAaaaagacttgcagctgtaattgcttctCCATAGGTGTTTCTACCaaagtttgtattattttattttctgaataatTATGCAGTCaacatatttctttttttttttatacatatatgcaaTTAACATTTTCATAAATAATTATATGATGATTGCTACCGCACTGTGATTATACAGACCAAATTAATAGCTTCTTTAATTCCGCCTGAGACAAAGAGCCAACATTGCCgcttaaaaaataatcataaaacccGCTCCGGCCTTTTCATTGAAAGCAATCAAACTGACACCGAAGTTGTGATTGGTTAAAACTGTCCTATAGCGCTTGTGCTAGTGCTGTTTTTTGATTGAATAGATTTAAGGGAACATTTAAACCAATCATGAGGCGACAGATGTCTTTAAATAACAGTTACGGGTTTATTTTcgtttttatacatttgaacGAAGTATAGTAATCATGAGCGGAAGAGGCAAAACCGGCGGAAAGCAGAGAGCGAAGGCCAAGACTcgctcctccagggctggactaCAGTTCCCAGTCGGCCGTGTCCACAGGCTGCTGCGGAAGGGAAACTATGCCCAGCGCGTCGGTGCTGGAGCCCCGGTCTATCTGGCCGCTGTGCTGGAGTATCTGACCGCCGAGATCCTGGAGCTGGCTGGCAACGCCGCCCGGGACAACAAGAAGACCCGCATCATCCCCCGGCACCTGCAGCTCGCCGTCCGCAACGACGAGGAGCTGAACAAGCTGCTGGGCGGCGTGACCATCGCCCAGGGCGGCGTGCTGCCCAACAtccaggccgtgctgctgcccaaGAAGACCGAGAAGCCCGCCAAGAAGTAAAGACTGATTAACTGACTGGCAAAAACGGCTCTTTTAAGAGCCACCCACCCGTTTCACTAAAGTACAAAATTCTgtttagttttccttttttctagctcgattattttaaatattatgtaAGTCGTGTACAATTAGACACTAcataacaaaaaatgaaattattacGGTTAGGTCTTAATCCTAGTACTGTGGATCGGGGATATTGTGTGTTTTAACTTACTATCTTATCCAGAATGTTTCCGCACATACCCACGAGATAACAAACCTTTCATATTCAATCAGTAATTCTATGGAAATGGCTTTGGATAAAAATGTCTAGATTTCAGAAATCCATGCACATTGGACCCTGTATAACGTAAAAACGTTACACTTCAGTAACCTATGCGACATATTTGAGATGAATAGGAGGCATAACTGGTGAACGTTTGCACACAATTAGGACTGAGACAATGTTAAAGTGTGTTTGTCCTGTGTAAAGTTATCATATGTATTATTGTCCTCAACATTATCCTATTAATAGTCAACACCAAACTTGTGCGCCATCCACGCCAAGAGTCACCATCATGTCCATACGTGGAGAGCGAGCCTAGATACTGATAAGCGGCCAGAGGCAAGACCGGAGACTCAACTTGTTTTAAGCCACATAAAAGTCTCCTCAAGAAATGAATGAATTTCCCTTGGATTTGAATGATTGTGATGTTCATTTACAGCTTAAACGCATGTTGTAAAAGCACATAACGTAATCGCAGTGTATACAAAACGTTTACCCAATTTAAATTTCTTCATGTATACATGTTAACGAATACAAAAATGGACTAGTCAATTTGTAACTGCCGTGATCAGAAAGGAAAGTGCTTCACACGCATTTACCCTTTGGGCCTTACACTTATGAAATTAGACTTTAATCCCCCCCTCATTAACCGAAAGTATTAAACCGTAATTATCGGCGCAGCTTTAGAACCTTTTATAAACTAATATATGCATCTCGATCTACCGAGATTGTATGAATGGATTCTCTTTCACAGACCGAGTGCGTGGCTCTTAAAAGAGCCTTTGGGTTCGTTCAGCTTCCGATCGGGTTTACTTGGAGCTGGTGTACTTGGTGACGGCCTTAGTGCCCTCAGACACGGCGTGCTTGGCCAGCTCTCCGGGCAGCAGCAGCCGCACGGCGGTCTGGATCTCCCGGGAGGTGATGGTGGAGCGCTTGTTGTAGTGCGCCAGGCGGGAGGCCTCGCCGGCGATGCGCTCGAAGATGTCGTTGACGAAGGAGTTCATGATGCCCATGGCCTTGGAAGAGATACCGGTGTCCGGGTGCACCTGCTTCAGCACTTTGTACACGTAGATGGCGTAGCTCTCCTTCCTGGACTTTCTGCGCTTCTTGCCGCCCTTCACCGCCGTCTTGGTCACGGCTTTCTTGGAGCCCTTCTTGGGAGCAGACTTCGCTGGTTCAGGCATCGTTTCGGTTTGTTAGAAAATCTAAAAGACGAATGACAGGCTCGTCTCACAACGCCTCTATTTATAGCAGCTCTATGCAAATAATATTGTTAAACCCAAAGTGTTCGTTCATTGGTTAGTACCACTTATTTAGTGACGTTAACTTTTAATAGGCTATTCTTCTACACCAATGGCAGTCGCTCTGTGAAAAGGACAGTGGCTGCACAGAACTGGTCTAGACGAGTCCTTTGTTGCACattacaacaaaatgtacgaGATATATCAATTCGCAGAAAATCTaacatgtatatacatttcacgttattttaatatttactcTTTACCTCGGACAGTGAAATTAATACCTGATTAAAAGATTCCCACCTTAAATTCCATACATTCtccctttaaaataatataaattatagaAGAACAGCCATTACATGTTTTGCTGTGATTTCACAACACCATGTGATATTAAAATCATACACAAATATGGCAAATTCGTTATTTGATTTAAGCTTTTATACCGGATGTGTTTAAAATATCCGCCAATACACAGGATGTAAATACAACCGACGAAATAGTCTAATTCATGACGGTAAACGACTAAATCTGAGACAATGAacttgttcacacagacactcacgaAGGAGACACACGCTAATATTAACTATCTGTTCTGTTACAAGTGTTTTTAGTTAATAATGTTTTTCTATGTAAATCCAATGTTTTATGATGGGTAGTGGTCACTGGTTCCTTTAAGAAATACAGGAAGTAAGTAAGTAACAGGGATTCACATTTAACCTTCCATATGACTTTAGTCAGGAAGTAATAACTCATGGAAGCGAGAACAACAATTTTCTACCTGTTGTATCAGTAAACATCTGCACATATCTTATGCTTTTCGTAGCATCGTTGGTATGTAATTGTAATTCATTATTTGGtataaaaaacaatgttttgtgaagtttgatgtAAAAAGGCTATCAAGCTTTTCTGGGTTGATGTAATGTACAACCAGTGCTATATCTATAGTCATTAGGAGTTTATAGTCAAATACAGTAATCGACAACATATTAAAATGAGACTGTTATGGGTTACTTGGTTGATACTTGCAATGCATATGTAAACATGTAAGAGTAAATTGCGGGAATTTAGTTCATGAGAAAATATGTTTACAGTGTATAAGGTATTTACAGTATGCATAGTTTTGATTATGCTTTCTGTCTGTTCTCAGTTTCACCCTTTTTCTAATCAATAAACCTGCAGACAAACGGAAAACTGTCTCCAGAGTTTTGATGAACAGAAGGTGTTTAACTTACTACCAAGTTATATTTAGTACATATAATCGAGGGCGGCATACtatcatattttaaaagtgaacTAT carries:
- the LOC136711867 gene encoding histone H2B, which produces MPEPAKSAPKKGSKKAVTKTAVKGGKKRRKSRKESYAIYVYKVLKQVHPDTGISSKAMGIMNSFVNDIFERIAGEASRLAHYNKRSTITSREIQTAVRLLLPGELAKHAVSEGTKAVTKYTSSK